The following coding sequences are from one Vulpes vulpes isolate BD-2025 chromosome 12, VulVul3, whole genome shotgun sequence window:
- the LOC112929541 gene encoding RNA-binding Raly-like protein isoform X1 — MAGEPGPGPAHPGLKRPQGTASPCTSDYDLDHKLYREDVPYSRVYEYQRIPPLINRVPVKIRRTQVGMGVKSSFRLHTGPRKSHLPREQIKLPTEELHSIRGELSQIKAQVDRLLENLEHMGQQRDQLPTGGLGHIPRSEDSEENRGPESKGSSCRITELQQEPRGQRAHPEADSSEDSTDPEEAVKNPASDQEGSQ; from the exons ATGGCTGGAGAGCCCGGGCCGGGCCCTGCGCACCCGGGCCTCAAGCGGCCTCAGGGCACAGCCAGCCCCTG CACGAGTGATTATGACCTGGACCATAAGCTGTACAGGGAAGATGTCCCCTACAG TAGGGTGTATGAATACCAAAGGATCCCTCCACTCATCAACCGCGTGCCTGTCAAGATCCGGAGGACCCAGGTGGGCATGGGGGTCAAAAGCAGCTTCCGTCTTCACACGGGCCCCAGGAAGAGCCACCTGCCCCGGGAGCAAATAAAGC TCCCGACTGAGGAGCTGCACTCCATCAGGGGGGAGCTGAGCCAGATCAAAGCCCAGGTGGACCGTCTATTGGAGAATCTGGAGCACATGGGCCAGCAGAGGGACCAGCTTCCAACTGGGGGCCTGGGACACATTCCCA GGTCAGAGgacagtgaagaaaacagaggcccagagagtaAGGGCTCCTCATGCAGAATCACGGAACTCCAGCAGGAGCCCCGGGGCCAGAGGGCCCATCCAGAAGCAGACAGCTCTGAGGACAGCACAGACCCAGAGGAGGCA GTGAAGAATCCTGCATCGGACCAGGAGGGAAGCCAGTAG
- the LOC112929541 gene encoding RNA-binding Raly-like protein isoform X2, protein MAGEPGPGPAHPGLKRPQGTASPCTSDYDLDHKLYREDVPYRVYEYQRIPPLINRVPVKIRRTQVGMGVKSSFRLHTGPRKSHLPREQIKLPTEELHSIRGELSQIKAQVDRLLENLEHMGQQRDQLPTGGLGHIPRSEDSEENRGPESKGSSCRITELQQEPRGQRAHPEADSSEDSTDPEEAVKNPASDQEGSQ, encoded by the exons ATGGCTGGAGAGCCCGGGCCGGGCCCTGCGCACCCGGGCCTCAAGCGGCCTCAGGGCACAGCCAGCCCCTG CACGAGTGATTATGACCTGGACCATAAGCTGTACAGGGAAGATGTCCCCTACAG GGTGTATGAATACCAAAGGATCCCTCCACTCATCAACCGCGTGCCTGTCAAGATCCGGAGGACCCAGGTGGGCATGGGGGTCAAAAGCAGCTTCCGTCTTCACACGGGCCCCAGGAAGAGCCACCTGCCCCGGGAGCAAATAAAGC TCCCGACTGAGGAGCTGCACTCCATCAGGGGGGAGCTGAGCCAGATCAAAGCCCAGGTGGACCGTCTATTGGAGAATCTGGAGCACATGGGCCAGCAGAGGGACCAGCTTCCAACTGGGGGCCTGGGACACATTCCCA GGTCAGAGgacagtgaagaaaacagaggcccagagagtaAGGGCTCCTCATGCAGAATCACGGAACTCCAGCAGGAGCCCCGGGGCCAGAGGGCCCATCCAGAAGCAGACAGCTCTGAGGACAGCACAGACCCAGAGGAGGCA GTGAAGAATCCTGCATCGGACCAGGAGGGAAGCCAGTAG
- the EXOSC6 gene encoding exosome complex component MTR3, whose protein sequence is MPGDHRRIRGPEESQPPQLYAADEDEAPAARDPTRLRPVYARAGLLSQAKGSAYLEAGGTKVLCAVSGPRQAEGSERGGGPAGAGGEAPAALRGRLLCDFRRAPFAGRRRRAPPGGGEERELALALQEALEPAVRLGRYPRAQLEVSALLLEDGGSALAAALTAAALALADAGVEMYDLVVGCGLSRTPEPAPTWLLDPTRLEEERAAAGLTVALMPVLNQVAGLLGSGEGGPPESWAEAVRLGLEGCQRLYPVLQQCLVRAARRRGAAAPS, encoded by the coding sequence ATGCCCGGGGACCACCGCCGAATCCGCGGGCCCGAGGAGTCGCAGCCGCCGCAGCTGTACGCGGCCGACGAGGACGAGGCGCCCGCGGCCCGCGACCCGACGCGGCTGCGGCCCGTGTACGCGCGCGCCGGGCTCCTGAGCCAAGCCAAGGGCTCGGCCTACCTGGAGGCGGGCGGCACCAAGGTGCTGTGCGCCGTGTCCGGCCCGCGCCAGGCTGAGGGCAGCGAGCGCGGCGGCGGCCCGGCCGGAGCGGGCGGCGAGGCCCCGGCCGCGCTGCGCGGCCGCCTGCTCTGCGACTTCCGCCGCGCGCCCTTCGCCGGCCGCCGGCGCCGCGCGCCCCCGGGCGGCGGGGAGGAGCGCGAGCTGGCGCTGGCCCTGCAGGAGGCGCTCGAGCCGGCGGTGCGTCTGGGCCGCTACCCGCGCGCGCAGCTCGAGGTGTCGGCGCTGCTGCTCGAGGACGGCGGCTCGGCGCTGGCCGCCGCGCTCACGGCCGCCGCGCTCGCCCTGGCCGACGCGGGGGTCGAGATGTACGACCTGGTGGTGGGCTGCGGCCTGAGCCGCACGCCGGAACCCGCGCCCACCTGGCTGCTGGACCCCACGCGCCTCGAGGAGGAGCGCGCCGCCGCCGGCCTCACCGTGGCGCTCATGCCGGTGCTCAACCAGGTGGCCGGGCTGCtgggcagcggggagggcggcCCGCCCGAGAGCTGGGCCGAGGCGGTGCGTCTGGGCCTGGAGGGCTGCCAGCGCCTCTACCCCGTGCTGCAGCAGTGCTTGGTGCGGGCTGCCCGTCGGAGGGGCGCCGCCGCGCCGTCCTGA